One region of Schistocerca gregaria isolate iqSchGreg1 chromosome 7, iqSchGreg1.2, whole genome shotgun sequence genomic DNA includes:
- the LOC126281274 gene encoding protein lethal(2)essential for life-like isoform X3: MKVSLDVQQFRPDEISVKKIDDFVVVEGKHDERKDGHGYVSRQFTRRYRLPDDIEVDQMVSKLSSDGVLTITAPKKTLPPSESRERIVPIVHTNQPAVAQSAPSRESGDNEIQETIVQ, from the exons GTCAGTCTTGATGTGCAACAATTCAGACCTGATGAGATATCTGTGAAGAAGATTGATGACTTCGTCGTTGTGGAAGGAAAACATGACGAGCGAAAGGATGGACACGGTTACGTTTCTCGTCAGTTTACCCGGCGTTATAGGTTACCAGACGACATAGAAGTTGACCAAATGGTGTCAAAACTGTCGTCAGATGGTGTGCTTACAATAACAGCACCGAAGAAG ACATTGCCGCCTTCTGAATCAAGGGAGCGTATTGTTCCCATCGTACACACAAATCAGCCAGCTGTTGCACAGAGTGCTCCTTCTAGGGAATCTGGAGATAACGAGATACAAGAAACCATTGTGCAGTAA